A stretch of Natronococcus sp. CG52 DNA encodes these proteins:
- the dpsA gene encoding DNA starvation/stationary phase protection protein DpsA has translation MSTQEIVRQEADTVEENPVRLDQDKAEQVIDALNTDLADAYVLYHQLHKHHWNVEGAEHLPIHRFLQEAYEDVEEAADDIAERIQALGGVPHASMQALSDAATVESEDEDVYDIRTSFENDLEMYGSIIESYREHIELVEGLGDFATSEMLREQLVDLEEHAHVIDHYLEDDTLVLEEATK, from the coding sequence ATGAGCACCCAAGAAATCGTCCGCCAAGAGGCCGATACCGTTGAAGAGAACCCTGTCCGACTCGATCAAGATAAGGCGGAGCAGGTTATCGACGCGTTGAATACCGACCTTGCCGACGCGTACGTCCTGTACCACCAGCTCCACAAGCACCACTGGAATGTCGAAGGTGCGGAACACCTCCCTATCCACCGCTTCCTTCAAGAAGCCTACGAAGACGTGGAAGAAGCCGCCGACGATATCGCCGAACGGATCCAGGCACTCGGCGGCGTCCCGCACGCCAGTATGCAGGCACTCTCAGACGCAGCGACCGTCGAGTCCGAAGACGAGGACGTCTACGACATCCGCACGTCCTTCGAAAACGACCTCGAGATGTACGGCAGCATCATCGAGAGCTACCGTGAGCACATCGAACTCGTTGAGGGACTCGGTGACTTCGCCACGAGCGAAATGCTCCGCGAACAGCTAGTCGATCTCGAGGAGCACGCCCACGTCATCGACCACTACCTCGAAGACGATACGCTGGTCCTCGAGGAGGCAACGAAGTAA
- a CDS encoding helix-turn-helix transcriptional regulator, giving the protein MTSTTAISSIDDIAYLARAEHRIPALVALTVRPRSRSELWEMTGVSSSTIRRTLSEFEDRSWIRKNGYQYETTQLGAYIASAMAELIERVETEREIRDVWHWLPGEESGFTIDMCADAVVTVADADDPYRPVTRFTSLLRKTDRFRFVGFDVALLQPCKDELCQRIIDGMQAEIIDPPRVARYIRSTCPELFSETLESGNLTVWLHDDLPSYGVGLFDDRIALSGYDPDSVMVRVLVDTDAEEAREWAESVYESYQRKTPTVPLETMVE; this is encoded by the coding sequence ATGACATCAACTACCGCTATATCGTCCATCGACGATATTGCGTATCTCGCGCGAGCGGAACACCGTATCCCGGCGCTTGTCGCGTTGACTGTCCGTCCCCGGAGTCGGTCCGAACTCTGGGAAATGACTGGGGTATCGTCGTCGACGATTCGGCGGACGCTCAGCGAGTTCGAAGACCGCAGCTGGATTCGCAAGAACGGATATCAGTACGAGACGACGCAGTTGGGCGCGTATATCGCCTCTGCGATGGCGGAGCTGATTGAGCGGGTCGAAACTGAGCGGGAGATTCGTGACGTCTGGCACTGGCTTCCGGGTGAGGAGAGCGGGTTCACGATCGATATGTGCGCTGATGCGGTCGTGACGGTCGCTGATGCCGATGATCCGTACCGCCCGGTGACCCGGTTCACGTCCTTGCTCCGGAAGACCGATCGGTTTCGGTTCGTCGGGTTCGATGTGGCTCTGCTCCAGCCGTGTAAGGACGAGCTCTGTCAGCGGATCATCGACGGTATGCAGGCGGAGATTATCGATCCGCCACGAGTCGCCAGATACATTCGTTCGACCTGCCCAGAACTCTTTTCCGAGACGTTAGAGAGCGGCAATCTCACCGTCTGGTTGCACGACGATTTACCGTCCTACGGCGTCGGTCTCTTCGACGATCGAATCGCGCTCAGTGGCTACGACCCCGATAGCGTGATGGTCCGAGTATTGGTCGATACTGATGCCGAAGAGGCGCGTGAGTGGGCGGAATCGGTCTACGAATCATATCAGCGCAAGACCCCGACGGTCCCTCTCGAAACGATGGTGGAGTGA
- a CDS encoding metal-dependent hydrolase, with protein sequence MMATTHAFAGLVLAAVLALVAPQFAFVVAVAAIAGGLFPDFDLYAGHRRTLHFPVYYWLLAAPATVVAVLVTTETTVAVAVFLLAAALHSFMDVFGSGLELKPWKGSSDRAVYSHYHGRWLEPRRWIRYDGSPADLALAGALAIPGLVVFDGIVRTVVIALLAISAGYTLVRKPLVVVAEWLLERVPEPVLEYLPERFLPVEESDLERIGD encoded by the coding sequence ATGATGGCAACGACTCACGCGTTCGCGGGACTCGTGCTCGCCGCCGTCCTCGCGCTCGTTGCGCCGCAGTTCGCGTTCGTCGTCGCCGTCGCAGCGATCGCCGGCGGCCTGTTTCCCGACTTCGACCTCTACGCGGGCCATCGACGGACGCTTCACTTTCCCGTCTACTACTGGCTGCTCGCGGCGCCGGCGACCGTCGTCGCGGTGCTCGTCACGACCGAGACGACCGTCGCCGTCGCGGTCTTCCTCCTCGCCGCCGCGCTGCACTCGTTCATGGACGTGTTCGGCAGCGGCCTCGAGTTGAAGCCGTGGAAGGGGAGCTCCGACCGGGCGGTCTACAGCCACTATCACGGCCGGTGGCTCGAACCGCGACGCTGGATTCGCTACGACGGCTCGCCGGCGGACCTCGCGCTCGCTGGCGCGCTGGCGATCCCCGGGCTGGTGGTATTCGACGGGATCGTTCGGACCGTCGTGATCGCGCTGCTCGCGATTTCGGCGGGCTATACGCTCGTGCGAAAGCCGCTCGTCGTGGTCGCCGAGTGGCTGCTCGAGCGAGTCCCCGAACCCGTCCTGGAGTACCTCCCGGAACGGTTCTTGCCGGTCGAGGAATCGGACCTCGAGCGCATCGGCGACTGA
- a CDS encoding amphi-Trp domain-containing protein — MEDEESNTDDLTTIRTGRNFEQEYRLDASDAGEFLIELGEQLRDDDELTLVGDEWELPFSFGEPIGLEIDFDGIGEPELEIEIELPGRTDDEAPDIA; from the coding sequence ATGGAAGACGAAGAATCCAATACGGACGATCTGACGACAATTCGAACCGGACGCAACTTCGAACAGGAGTACCGTCTTGATGCGAGCGACGCCGGTGAGTTCCTGATCGAGCTGGGCGAACAACTCCGCGATGACGACGAACTCACGCTCGTTGGTGATGAATGGGAACTCCCGTTCTCCTTCGGCGAGCCGATCGGATTGGAGATCGACTTCGATGGTATCGGAGAGCCGGAACTCGAAATTGAGATAGAACTCCCCGGGCGCACCGACGACGAAGCGCCGGATATCGCCTAA
- a CDS encoding Hsp20/alpha crystallin family protein yields the protein MSQNNNRGNRAREPASDDCLIDTRFDDEFIVIADIPGVSKDDLSVGINPKTNTLVISKVGIVLERIPLPWQPTEATTVRFNNGVLEVRVRPTRP from the coding sequence ATGAGCCAAAATAATAACCGGGGCAATCGGGCACGTGAGCCCGCGTCGGACGACTGTCTGATCGACACTCGCTTCGACGACGAATTCATCGTCATTGCTGACATTCCAGGGGTGAGCAAGGACGATCTCTCGGTTGGCATCAACCCGAAAACGAACACCCTCGTAATTAGCAAGGTCGGGATCGTCCTCGAGCGGATTCCCCTTCCCTGGCAGCCGACTGAAGCAACCACTGTCCGATTCAACAACGGTGTCCTCGAAGTTCGCGTGCGACCGACCCGACCCTGA
- a CDS encoding OsmC family protein — translation MTEGQQIAHGVDVEKLEEFAEYAAEHPDEVRLGLGARSTYEGTCAHSLAQMDSYTLGDETIVRETREYTIPYGGWKEVLDAGGWAGATDRMEPIEVALSALASCINVGITINAVANGVNIEQLQTRVRVDTDPGVLFSIRDLDESDSVFENLTAEIEIEGEDLDEDQIDEWARRAPVYTLVSSSQDVELTVNTPAEVRADD, via the coding sequence ATGACAGAGGGCCAGCAAATCGCTCACGGAGTAGATGTTGAGAAACTCGAGGAGTTCGCCGAATACGCGGCCGAACATCCCGACGAGGTACGGCTCGGACTCGGGGCCCGATCGACCTACGAGGGGACGTGCGCCCACAGCCTCGCGCAGATGGATTCGTACACGCTTGGCGACGAGACGATCGTGCGCGAGACCCGCGAGTACACGATCCCGTACGGCGGGTGGAAGGAAGTGTTGGACGCTGGCGGGTGGGCCGGCGCGACCGATCGGATGGAACCGATCGAAGTTGCGCTCTCCGCGCTCGCTTCGTGCATCAACGTTGGCATCACCATCAACGCCGTCGCGAACGGTGTCAACATCGAGCAGCTTCAAACGCGCGTCCGGGTAGATACCGATCCGGGCGTCCTCTTCAGCATCAGGGATCTCGACGAATCCGATAGCGTCTTCGAGAATCTGACCGCTGAAATCGAGATCGAAGGCGAGGATCTCGACGAGGACCAGATCGACGAGTGGGCGCGGCGTGCGCCGGTTTACACGCTCGTCTCGTCCTCCCAAGACGTCGAACTCACGGTCAACACTCCCGCTGAGGTGCGAGCCGACGACTAA
- a CDS encoding DUF7344 domain-containing protein, producing MKDERLPAERERKLTAPQKYESKRIDEGVVVADGGNQINEFIELIADKRRRYVLYFLRNRGNTEFEAVTEQVTAWETETPPEELDEQTRRNIRIDLRHSHLPKLEDTGIIRFDRRNGSIYLQHLPDSLEKYLDYCADIECQQ from the coding sequence ATGAAGGACGAGCGACTACCGGCCGAAAGAGAGCGAAAATTGACAGCCCCCCAGAAATACGAGTCGAAACGCATCGACGAGGGGGTCGTCGTTGCAGACGGGGGGAACCAGATAAACGAGTTCATAGAGTTGATCGCCGACAAACGGCGGAGATACGTGCTGTACTTTCTTCGAAACCGAGGGAATACCGAATTTGAAGCGGTAACCGAACAGGTCACCGCCTGGGAGACCGAAACGCCGCCCGAAGAACTGGACGAACAGACGAGAAGGAATATTCGAATCGATCTCCGTCACTCACACCTTCCGAAACTCGAAGATACAGGAATAATCCGGTTCGATCGTCGGAACGGGTCCATATACCTTCAGCACTTACCGGACTCTCTCGAGAAGTACCTCGATTACTGTGCGGATATCGAATGTCAGCAATAA
- a CDS encoding glycerol dehydrogenase — translation MIRSFKSPMEYVQGRDAVSQLGERVAPLAESALVLGDSEVLEIVGERAEASLEGSDVDATVEEFGGEASETEIDRITEVARETDADVIVGAGGGKALDTAKAVRENAGGAMVSMPTIASTDAPTSSLSVIYSEEGEFERYWFYESHPDLVLVDTSVIAGAPARFFSSGIGDAMATWFEADAVHRTGGDNFFDEDPTYAAHSLSKLCYDLLRDHGVSSIRAVEHGTVTESVEAVTEANTLLSGLGFENGGIAAAHSVHNGLTQLEDTHHATHGEKVNFGTVTQLVLEGRSNDFIADVIDFSVDVGLPVTLGELGVDDPSHDDLSRVAEAAVADEETVHNAFDVSSDEVRDAMIAADELGSRRLS, via the coding sequence GTGATTCGATCGTTCAAATCCCCGATGGAGTACGTCCAGGGACGTGACGCAGTTAGTCAGCTCGGCGAGCGAGTCGCGCCGCTCGCGGAGTCAGCGTTGGTACTCGGCGACTCGGAGGTCCTCGAGATCGTCGGCGAACGGGCCGAAGCGAGCCTCGAGGGGAGCGACGTCGACGCGACGGTCGAGGAGTTCGGCGGGGAGGCCTCCGAGACGGAGATCGATCGGATAACGGAGGTCGCCCGGGAGACCGACGCGGACGTGATCGTCGGCGCCGGCGGCGGGAAAGCGCTCGATACGGCCAAAGCCGTCCGGGAGAACGCGGGCGGGGCGATGGTTTCGATGCCGACGATCGCCTCGACCGACGCGCCGACCTCGAGTCTCTCCGTGATCTACTCCGAGGAGGGCGAGTTCGAGCGGTACTGGTTCTACGAGTCGCACCCGGACCTGGTGCTCGTCGACACGTCGGTTATCGCCGGCGCGCCCGCCCGGTTCTTCTCGTCGGGGATCGGGGACGCGATGGCGACGTGGTTCGAGGCCGACGCGGTGCACAGAACCGGCGGCGACAACTTCTTCGACGAGGATCCAACCTACGCCGCGCACTCGCTCTCGAAGCTCTGCTACGACCTGTTGCGAGACCACGGCGTCTCGTCGATACGGGCCGTCGAGCACGGTACCGTCACCGAGAGCGTCGAGGCGGTCACCGAGGCGAACACCCTCCTGAGCGGACTCGGGTTCGAAAACGGCGGTATCGCGGCCGCGCACTCGGTTCACAACGGACTCACGCAACTCGAGGATACCCACCACGCGACCCACGGCGAGAAGGTAAACTTCGGGACGGTCACGCAACTCGTCCTCGAGGGACGGAGTAACGACTTCATCGCGGACGTGATCGACTTCTCGGTGGACGTCGGGCTTCCCGTGACGCTCGGCGAACTCGGCGTCGATGACCCCTCACACGACGACCTCAGCCGCGTTGCGGAGGCGGCGGTTGCCGACGAGGAGACCGTTCACAACGCGTTCGACGTGAGTAGCGACGAGGTCCGCGACGCGATGATCGCGGCCGACGAACTCGGTTCCAGACGGCTGTCGTAA
- a CDS encoding PAS domain S-box protein, which yields MRRYFLPPVQLLGSMDNDSPSDNVETDGDVAPEFSLDEPDSSVLFRSVVETAPIDTIIVDNDGSIVFASESITTVLGHSSGALAGESFADFVNVDLSNIVSDDDRSDRLDVFARHAAGGEIRISADVREVELEDRQLYAVFVRDSIERETYDRTIDRYEALTQVTGYGIYQLDRDGHFEMVNGTIIERLGYSRDELLGEHASMVVVEDDLSTFRNAIENLIDSENERVSTLEFNVRTADGATIPCEARITPLRTDGSVRGTVGIVRDISNRKERAEELRKERGLIEHVLETSPVGIGVITPDGDISRVNDRAEELLGLTMEELSNQTFDASQRKLYDFEGKQVSPEDLLSRVFDDREQVIDTEFTLERPGGDHVWASISIAPMTDAAGDVEKAAIIATDITDRKEREETLREERDVIEHVLETSPIGIGVITPDGDISRVNDQAEELLGLTIEEITNQTLDVSQRRFYGASGQQVQPEDLLSRVFDDHERVLNSEFRLERPHGERVWTALSIAPIENPEGDVEKAVVIATDISDRKEREKRLRESEARLRQIAENINSAIWMADADLSEVFYINPAYEAITGRSRDSVYDNLTNHFDAVHPQDQHRVETAMKEVAYASSNDATAIRFQEKYRVVQPDGSIRWVNSFAFPLQNDDGEVYRFVGVVDDITEVKEQQLELGRQRDELETLNQINTVIRRVNQGLVQAATREEIERQVCETLTDSKLYHAAWIGEIDTGIRDVTPKTGDGHRSGLFERSFDIDAVDAISMAVESGDIQIIRNSSDLPAGLALSDSSEEDAFESWQSSAAVIPVIYQETVYDVLVAYSSRANAFSVREQAVLFELGKTIGLAINAVERKEALLTDEIVELEFGIHDSSVFFVRASDELAAEFEMEGITSQSDGSYLQYFTVTGSSSERVLEFANGDRSIEHARIVTDHEGGALLEFIVGGPSLATALAEYGGTIRAARFTEGKGTVAAAFSRSADVRNVVEAIQSTFVQTELISKQEREHSVHSNWEFQATLEEMLTERQRSTLETAYYAGYFEWPRDSSGEDVADSLDVAPATFHQHAREGMQKLVETYIEDVPVA from the coding sequence ATGAGGAGATATTTCTTACCTCCCGTACAGTTATTGGGAAGTATGGATAACGACTCTCCATCGGATAATGTAGAAACTGACGGGGACGTCGCCCCCGAATTCAGCCTCGATGAACCGGATAGTTCGGTGCTCTTCCGAAGTGTGGTCGAAACCGCACCGATCGATACTATCATCGTCGATAACGATGGCAGTATCGTATTTGCCAGCGAGTCGATTACGACCGTTCTTGGCCACTCGTCAGGCGCACTCGCGGGTGAATCTTTCGCAGACTTCGTCAACGTGGATCTCTCGAATATCGTATCCGACGACGACAGAAGCGATCGGCTGGACGTGTTCGCACGGCACGCAGCCGGCGGCGAGATCCGCATCAGTGCCGACGTTCGAGAAGTCGAACTCGAGGATCGACAGCTCTACGCGGTATTCGTTCGTGACTCGATAGAGCGTGAAACGTACGACCGGACGATCGACCGCTACGAGGCGCTCACTCAGGTGACGGGATACGGTATCTATCAACTGGACCGTGACGGACACTTCGAAATGGTCAACGGAACCATCATCGAGCGGCTCGGATACTCGCGCGATGAATTGTTGGGGGAACACGCGTCGATGGTCGTCGTCGAGGATGATCTCTCTACGTTCCGGAACGCTATCGAGAACCTGATCGATAGCGAGAATGAACGGGTTTCGACCCTCGAATTCAACGTCCGTACCGCTGACGGCGCAACGATCCCCTGCGAGGCGCGGATTACGCCGCTCCGCACTGATGGCTCGGTACGAGGGACGGTCGGTATCGTTCGCGACATTTCCAACCGCAAGGAACGCGCCGAGGAACTCCGGAAAGAACGAGGACTGATCGAGCACGTTCTCGAAACGAGCCCCGTCGGCATCGGCGTGATCACACCCGACGGCGACATCTCTCGGGTCAACGACCGGGCCGAAGAGTTGCTCGGTCTGACCATGGAGGAACTCTCCAATCAGACCTTCGACGCGTCCCAGCGAAAACTGTACGATTTCGAGGGCAAACAGGTATCGCCCGAAGACCTGCTGAGTCGAGTATTCGACGACCGAGAGCAAGTCATAGACACCGAATTCACCCTTGAACGGCCGGGCGGTGACCACGTCTGGGCCTCGATCAGTATCGCGCCGATGACGGACGCCGCCGGGGACGTCGAGAAGGCTGCTATCATTGCGACCGATATCACCGATCGGAAGGAACGCGAGGAGACGCTTCGAGAAGAGCGCGACGTCATCGAGCACGTCCTCGAGACCAGCCCGATCGGCATCGGCGTGATCACGCCCGACGGAGACATCTCCCGCGTGAACGATCAAGCCGAGGAACTGCTGGGCCTGACGATCGAAGAGATCACGAACCAGACACTCGACGTCTCTCAGCGCCGGTTCTACGGCGCTAGCGGACAGCAGGTACAGCCCGAGGATCTGTTGAGCCGCGTGTTCGACGACCACGAGCGTGTTCTCAACTCCGAGTTCAGGCTCGAGCGCCCCCACGGTGAGCGCGTCTGGACCGCTCTCAGCATCGCACCGATCGAGAACCCCGAGGGCGACGTCGAGAAAGCGGTCGTTATCGCGACGGACATCTCCGACCGAAAAGAACGCGAGAAGCGGCTGCGCGAGAGCGAGGCCCGGCTTCGCCAGATCGCCGAAAACATCAACAGCGCCATCTGGATGGCCGACGCTGACCTGAGCGAAGTCTTCTACATCAATCCCGCCTACGAGGCCATCACTGGCCGTTCGCGGGACTCGGTATACGACAACTTGACGAATCATTTCGACGCGGTCCACCCACAGGATCAGCACCGGGTCGAGACGGCAATGAAGGAAGTGGCCTACGCATCGAGCAACGACGCTACCGCGATCAGATTTCAGGAGAAGTATCGCGTCGTCCAGCCCGACGGCTCCATCCGGTGGGTCAACAGCTTCGCGTTCCCGTTGCAAAACGACGACGGTGAGGTGTACCGGTTCGTCGGTGTCGTCGACGACATCACCGAAGTGAAAGAACAGCAGCTCGAACTCGGCCGCCAGCGCGACGAGCTGGAAACGCTCAACCAGATCAATACCGTCATCCGACGAGTCAACCAGGGGCTGGTCCAGGCGGCTACCCGAGAGGAGATCGAGCGCCAGGTCTGTGAAACCCTCACCGACTCGAAACTGTACCACGCCGCGTGGATCGGCGAAATCGATACCGGGATCCGTGATGTCACGCCAAAGACCGGCGATGGACATCGTAGTGGGTTGTTCGAGAGATCGTTCGATATCGACGCGGTCGACGCGATCTCGATGGCAGTCGAGTCGGGCGACATCCAGATCATCCGCAACAGTAGCGACCTCCCGGCGGGACTGGCTCTTTCCGACTCCAGCGAGGAAGATGCGTTCGAGAGCTGGCAGTCGTCCGCAGCGGTGATCCCGGTAATATACCAGGAAACGGTCTACGACGTACTCGTCGCGTACTCGTCGCGTGCGAATGCGTTCAGCGTTCGGGAGCAGGCCGTACTGTTCGAGCTTGGCAAGACGATCGGGCTCGCGATCAACGCGGTCGAACGGAAGGAGGCGCTGCTCACCGATGAGATCGTGGAACTCGAGTTCGGTATCCACGACTCGAGCGTATTCTTCGTGAGAGCATCGGACGAGCTCGCCGCCGAATTCGAGATGGAGGGCATCACGTCACAGTCCGACGGCTCGTATCTCCAGTATTTTACGGTAACCGGTAGCTCATCGGAACGAGTACTCGAATTTGCCAACGGCGATCGGAGTATCGAGCATGCGCGCATCGTTACCGATCACGAAGGCGGCGCTCTCCTCGAATTTATCGTTGGCGGCCCATCACTGGCAACTGCCTTGGCCGAGTATGGCGGTACCATCCGTGCTGCCAGGTTTACCGAGGGAAAGGGGACTGTCGCCGCAGCGTTCTCCCGGTCGGCCGACGTCAGGAACGTCGTCGAGGCTATCCAGTCGACGTTTGTACAGACCGAACTCATCAGCAAGCAGGAGCGCGAGCACTCGGTCCACTCGAACTGGGAATTTCAGGCGACGCTCGAGGAGATGCTCACGGAGCGCCAGCGATCGACACTCGAGACCGCGTACTACGCGGGGTACTTCGAGTGGCCGCGGGACAGCTCCGGCGAAGACGTGGCTGATTCGCTCGATGTCGCCCCGGCGACGTTCCACCAGCACGCTCGAGAGGGGATGCAGAAGCTGGTCGAAACGTACATCGAAGATGTACCGGTCGCGTAA
- a CDS encoding GYD domain-containing protein: protein MKSPAGSPRNDIKIETTTQANELPTYVFLTRFTRRGFEGVTESPDRTEEAKALVESMGETWKEFFVTMGRYDGLVIAEFPDDAAAAQAALALASGGNVTTETLRAFPLDEFRDIVDAVP from the coding sequence TTGAAAAGTCCTGCCGGTAGCCCTCGAAACGACATCAAAATTGAGACGACCACGCAAGCCAACGAACTGCCGACGTACGTATTTCTGACCCGCTTCACCCGACGAGGGTTTGAAGGCGTCACCGAAAGTCCCGATCGAACGGAAGAGGCGAAAGCTTTGGTCGAGTCGATGGGCGAGACGTGGAAGGAATTTTTCGTCACGATGGGCCGGTATGACGGCCTCGTCATCGCCGAATTCCCGGATGATGCAGCGGCGGCGCAAGCGGCTCTCGCGCTCGCAAGCGGCGGTAACGTGACGACCGAGACGCTTCGGGCCTTCCCGCTGGACGAGTTTCGCGACATCGTCGACGCTGTGCCGTGA
- a CDS encoding methyltransferase domain-containing protein, giving the protein MANTLDVDRLERAVKNVYRDVAEAPTEDYHFEMGGPLAERLGYPTEDLERVPGEAMESFAGVGYHFDLAGIEEGDDVLDLGSGSGTDVFVAALHVGDSGSVTGLDMTDEQLEKARQLRDEVELDTVSFEKGYIEDMPFDDGTFDVVISNGVINLSSDKEQVFEETNRVLASGGRLAISDIISERQMPESIKTDADLWAACIGGAEQIDRYTTLVEDAGFEVLDVRDNTQYEFISDQAANACQKYGVKSVSLGARK; this is encoded by the coding sequence ATGGCAAATACACTCGACGTGGACCGACTCGAGCGGGCGGTCAAGAACGTCTACCGCGACGTCGCGGAGGCGCCGACCGAAGACTATCACTTCGAGATGGGGGGGCCGTTGGCCGAGCGGCTCGGCTACCCGACGGAGGATCTCGAACGGGTGCCCGGGGAGGCCATGGAGTCCTTCGCGGGCGTCGGATACCACTTCGATCTCGCCGGCATCGAGGAGGGCGACGACGTGCTCGACCTGGGGAGCGGCTCGGGGACCGACGTGTTCGTCGCGGCGCTCCACGTCGGAGATTCCGGGAGCGTCACCGGATTGGACATGACTGACGAACAGCTCGAGAAGGCCCGTCAGTTGCGAGACGAGGTGGAGTTGGATACCGTCTCCTTCGAAAAGGGGTACATCGAGGACATGCCGTTCGATGATGGCACGTTCGACGTCGTGATCTCGAACGGGGTCATCAACCTCTCGTCGGACAAAGAGCAGGTGTTCGAGGAAACGAATCGCGTTCTCGCCTCGGGAGGACGGCTCGCTATCTCTGACATCATCAGCGAGCGGCAGATGCCGGAGAGCATCAAGACCGATGCGGATCTCTGGGCGGCCTGTATCGGCGGGGCCGAACAGATCGACCGCTACACGACTCTCGTCGAAGATGCGGGATTCGAGGTACTGGACGTTCGGGATAACACTCAGTACGAGTTCATCTCCGATCAGGCGGCAAACGCGTGTCAGAAGTACGGCGTAAAGAGCGTCTCACTCGGCGCACGGAAGTAA